From one Streptomyces sp. SCSIO 30461 genomic stretch:
- the prmC gene encoding peptide chain release factor N(5)-glutamine methyltransferase has product MQSLPGGRPPYPRSLLLAEVAQATQRLADAGVPSPRFDAEELAAFVHGVKRGELHLVKDADFDARYWEAIARREAREPLQHITGRAFFRYLELQVGPGVFVPRPETESVVGWAIDAVRAMDVVEPLVVDLCSGSGAIALAIAQEVPRSRVHAVELSDDAIDWTRRNAEGSRVAVHHGNALVALPELDGQVDLVISNPPYIPLTEWEYVAPEARDHDPEMALFSGEDGLDTIRGIERTAHRLLRPGGLVVVEHADTQGGQVPWIFNEESGWADAADHPDLNNRPRFATARKAMP; this is encoded by the coding sequence GTGCAGTCGCTCCCGGGGGGACGACCCCCGTACCCCCGATCCCTGCTGCTTGCCGAAGTGGCCCAGGCCACCCAGCGGCTGGCGGACGCCGGCGTGCCCTCGCCACGCTTCGACGCGGAGGAGCTCGCCGCGTTCGTGCACGGCGTCAAGCGCGGCGAGTTGCACCTGGTCAAGGACGCGGACTTCGACGCCCGCTACTGGGAGGCGATCGCGCGCCGGGAGGCCCGCGAGCCGCTGCAGCACATCACCGGGCGGGCCTTCTTCCGCTATCTGGAGCTCCAGGTGGGCCCCGGTGTCTTCGTGCCCCGGCCCGAGACCGAGTCGGTCGTCGGCTGGGCCATAGACGCGGTGCGGGCGATGGACGTGGTCGAGCCGCTGGTCGTGGATCTGTGTTCGGGCTCCGGCGCCATCGCGCTCGCGATCGCGCAGGAGGTGCCGCGCTCCCGGGTGCACGCCGTGGAGCTGTCGGACGACGCGATCGACTGGACCCGCAGGAACGCCGAGGGCTCGCGGGTCGCCGTCCACCACGGGAACGCGCTTGTCGCACTGCCCGAGCTCGACGGCCAGGTCGACCTGGTGATCTCCAATCCGCCGTACATCCCGCTCACCGAGTGGGAGTACGTCGCTCCCGAGGCGCGCGACCATGACCCGGAGATGGCGCTCTTCTCGGGTGAGGACGGGCTCGACACCATCCGCGGTATCGAGCGCACCGCCCACCGGCTGCTGCGCCCCGGCGGGCTCGTCGTCGTGGAGCACGCGGACACCCAGGGCGGCCAGGTGCCGTGGATCTTCAACGAGGAGTCCGGCTGGGCGGACGCGGCAGACCATCCCGACCTGAACAACCGCCCGCGGTTCGCGACCGCGCGCAAGGCGATGCCATGA
- a CDS encoding L-threonylcarbamoyladenylate synthase, translated as MARRYDCNDATDRTTGLREAASAVRRGELVVLPTDTVYGIGADAFSSEAVSELLDAKGRGRNMPTPVLIGSPNTLHGLVTDFSEKAWELVDAFWPGALTLVARHQPSLQWDLGDTRGTVAIRMPLHPVAIELLTEVGPMAVSSANLTGHPAPEDCDAAQSMLGDSVSVYLDGGPTPGIVPSSIVDVTGKVPVLLRAGALEADELRKVVPDLEVAP; from the coding sequence ATGGCTCGGCGATACGACTGCAACGACGCGACCGATCGCACCACCGGTCTGCGCGAGGCGGCATCGGCGGTGCGCCGCGGCGAGCTGGTGGTGCTGCCCACCGACACCGTGTACGGCATCGGCGCCGACGCGTTCAGCAGCGAGGCCGTCAGCGAGCTGCTCGACGCCAAGGGCCGCGGCCGCAACATGCCCACGCCGGTGCTCATCGGTTCGCCCAACACCCTGCACGGGCTGGTCACGGACTTCTCGGAGAAGGCGTGGGAGCTTGTCGACGCGTTCTGGCCGGGTGCGCTGACGCTGGTCGCCAGGCACCAGCCGTCGTTGCAGTGGGACCTCGGTGACACCCGGGGCACGGTCGCCATCCGGATGCCGCTGCACCCGGTCGCGATCGAGCTGCTCACGGAGGTCGGCCCGATGGCGGTGTCCTCCGCGAACCTGACCGGGCACCCCGCGCCGGAGGACTGCGACGCCGCGCAGAGCATGCTCGGCGACTCCGTGTCCGTCTACCTCGACGGTGGACCGACTCCCGGCATCGTCCCGTCCTCGATCGTCGACGTCACCGGGAAGGTGCCGGTGCTGCTGCGTGCCGGGGCGCTCGAAGCGGACGAGCTGCGGAAGGTGGTACCCGACCTCGAGGTGGCTCCATGA
- a CDS encoding protein-tyrosine-phosphatase: protein MTASEERGIGAVNGGDTFRILHVSTGNVCRSPITERLTRHALRDRLGDLSARGLIVESAGTWGHEGAAMEPNAETVLADFGADPSGFTGRELLDEHVIRADLVLTATRDHRAQVISMGHSAGLRTFTLKEFTRLVRAIDPATLPDPRSEGFVERARALVRAAAALRGWLLAPSAEADEVYDPYGAPITFFRSIGEEINQALDPVVTALTGVPASR, encoded by the coding sequence GTGACCGCATCCGAGGAGCGCGGCATAGGCGCGGTGAACGGCGGCGACACCTTCAGGATCCTCCACGTCAGCACGGGCAACGTCTGCCGCTCGCCGATCACCGAGCGGTTGACTCGGCATGCCCTGCGCGACCGGCTGGGAGACCTGTCGGCGCGCGGGCTGATCGTGGAGAGCGCGGGCACCTGGGGGCATGAGGGAGCGGCGATGGAGCCGAACGCCGAGACGGTGCTGGCCGACTTCGGCGCGGACCCCAGCGGCTTCACCGGGCGGGAGCTGCTCGACGAGCACGTCATCCGCGCCGACCTGGTGCTGACGGCGACCCGTGACCACCGGGCGCAGGTCATCTCGATGGGGCACTCCGCCGGACTGCGCACCTTCACGCTGAAGGAGTTCACCCGGCTCGTCCGGGCGATAGACCCGGCGACGCTGCCGGACCCGCGCAGCGAAGGCTTCGTGGAGCGGGCCAGGGCCCTGGTGCGCGCCGCGGCCGCGCTGCGCGGTTGGCTGCTCGCGCCGAGCGCTGAGGCGGACGAGGTGTACGACCCGTACGGTGCGCCGATCACGTTCTTCCGCTCGATCGGCGAGGAGATCAACCAGGCGCTGGACCCGGTGGTGACGGCGCTGACCGGCGTGCCCGCGAGCCGCTGA
- the glyA gene encoding serine hydroxymethyltransferase, translating to MPVSSSTEAPAAQAAPAASAEPAAARAAVARSPELAALRRQDPEIAEVILGETVRQTDTLQLIAAENFTSPAVLAALGSRLSNKYAEGYPGTRYHGGCELVDAAERIAVDRAKALFGAEHANVQPHSGSSAVLAAYAALLRPGDTVLAMGLAFGGHLTHGSPANFSGRWFDFVPYGVDAESGLLDYEQMGALAREHRPKAIVCGSISYPRHPDYAAFREIADEVGAYLIVDSAHPMGLIAGGVAPNPVPYADVVCATTHKVLRGPRGGMLLCGSHLGERIDRAVFPFTQGGAQMHTIAAKAVGFGEAATPAFAEYARKVVANARVLAGALADEGFAVTTGGTDTHLIMADPAPLGVDGRTARGRLGAVGMVLDTCALPYGDGRGVRLGTAAVTTQGMGEAEMRRMAALFGLALRAPGDGGVARRLRDEVRELTGRFPPY from the coding sequence ATGCCGGTCAGCAGCAGCACCGAAGCACCAGCCGCCCAAGCCGCACCGGCAGCGTCGGCCGAACCGGCCGCGGCCCGAGCCGCCGTCGCCCGCTCTCCCGAACTCGCGGCGCTGCGCCGCCAGGACCCGGAGATCGCCGAGGTCATCCTGGGTGAGACGGTCAGGCAGACCGACACCCTGCAGCTCATCGCCGCCGAGAACTTCACCTCGCCCGCCGTGCTCGCGGCGCTCGGCTCTCGGCTCTCCAACAAGTACGCCGAGGGCTACCCGGGCACGCGGTACCACGGTGGCTGCGAGCTCGTCGACGCCGCCGAGCGGATCGCCGTCGACCGGGCGAAGGCCCTCTTCGGCGCCGAGCACGCGAACGTACAGCCGCACTCGGGCTCGTCCGCCGTGCTCGCGGCGTATGCCGCGCTCCTGCGGCCGGGCGACACCGTGCTGGCGATGGGACTGGCCTTCGGCGGGCACCTCACACACGGATCCCCGGCCAACTTCTCCGGCCGCTGGTTCGACTTCGTCCCGTACGGGGTCGACGCGGAGTCCGGACTGCTCGACTACGAGCAGATGGGCGCCCTGGCACGGGAGCACCGGCCCAAGGCGATCGTCTGCGGGTCGATTTCCTATCCGCGCCACCCCGACTACGCCGCGTTCCGTGAGATCGCCGACGAAGTGGGCGCGTATCTGATCGTGGACTCCGCCCATCCGATGGGCCTGATCGCCGGGGGAGTGGCGCCGAACCCCGTGCCCTACGCGGATGTCGTCTGCGCCACGACGCACAAGGTGCTCCGCGGCCCCCGCGGCGGGATGCTGCTGTGCGGGAGCCATCTCGGCGAGCGTATCGACCGGGCGGTCTTCCCGTTCACCCAGGGCGGCGCCCAGATGCACACCATCGCCGCCAAGGCCGTGGGCTTCGGCGAGGCAGCCACCCCTGCGTTCGCCGAGTACGCCCGCAAGGTCGTGGCCAACGCGCGAGTGCTCGCGGGCGCGCTGGCCGACGAGGGCTTCGCCGTCACCACAGGGGGCACCGACACCCACCTGATCATGGCGGACCCGGCCCCGCTGGGCGTGGACGGACGGACGGCCAGGGGCAGGCTCGGGGCCGTCGGGATGGTCCTGGACACATGTGCGCTGCCGTACGGCGACGGGCGCGGGGTCAGGCTGGGTACCGCGGCCGTCACCACCCAGGGCATGGGCGAGGCGGAGATGCGCCGTATGGCGGCACTGTTCGGCCTGGCGTTGCGCGCACCCGGAGACGGCGGTGTGGCCCGGCGGCTGCGCGACGAGGTGCGGGAGCTGACCGGGCGCTTCCCGCCGTACTGA
- a CDS encoding MraY family glycosyltransferase has translation MRDYLLTLCVTAAVTYLLTGPVRKFAIATGAMPEIRARDVHREPTPRLGGIAMFFGLCAGLLVADHLTNLNAVFELSNEPRALLSGAALIWLVGVLDDKFEIDALIKLGAQMIAAGVMVVQGLTILWLPIPGIGTVALTQWQGTLLTVALVVVTINAVNFVDGLDGLAAGMVCIATAAFFLYAYRIWYGYTIEAAAPATLFAAILMGMCLGFLPHNMHPARIFMGDSGSMLIGLVLAASAISVTGQVDPDALKLFEGGTREATHAALPVFIPLLLPLTIIAIPLADLLLAIVRRTWNGKSPFAADRGHLHHRLLEIGHSHSRAVLIMYFWSALIAFGVVAYSVHSASTWIVLGIVGLSAVGLVLLLLPRFTPRAPRWAEAFVPPRYRRRRPEPALSAGVSSHGGEWSGEAPEGPFGTAPPYDADSAGTAASALDGTDTADGERVPVPVGINGATAIGARSRFTDRRKAGTPS, from the coding sequence GTGCGTGATTACCTGCTGACGCTCTGTGTCACGGCGGCGGTGACCTATCTGCTCACCGGTCCGGTGCGGAAGTTCGCCATCGCGACCGGAGCGATGCCGGAGATCCGCGCCCGCGACGTACACCGAGAACCGACTCCGCGGCTCGGTGGCATCGCCATGTTCTTCGGTCTGTGCGCGGGGCTCCTGGTCGCCGACCACCTGACCAACCTCAACGCCGTCTTCGAGCTGTCCAACGAGCCACGCGCCCTGCTCTCAGGGGCCGCGCTGATCTGGCTGGTCGGTGTGCTCGACGACAAGTTCGAGATCGACGCGCTCATCAAACTGGGTGCGCAGATGATCGCCGCGGGTGTGATGGTCGTGCAGGGTCTGACGATCCTCTGGCTGCCGATCCCGGGCATCGGCACGGTCGCGCTCACCCAGTGGCAGGGCACCCTGCTCACCGTCGCCCTGGTGGTCGTCACCATCAACGCGGTGAACTTCGTGGACGGCCTGGACGGTCTCGCCGCGGGCATGGTGTGCATCGCCACCGCCGCGTTCTTCCTGTACGCGTACCGCATCTGGTACGGCTACACGATCGAGGCCGCCGCACCCGCGACCCTCTTCGCCGCGATCCTGATGGGCATGTGCCTGGGCTTCCTGCCGCACAACATGCATCCCGCGCGGATCTTCATGGGCGACTCCGGATCCATGCTGATCGGTCTGGTGCTCGCCGCGTCCGCGATCTCGGTGACGGGCCAGGTGGACCCGGACGCGCTGAAGCTGTTCGAGGGAGGCACCCGCGAGGCCACCCACGCGGCGCTGCCGGTCTTCATCCCGCTGCTGCTGCCGCTGACCATCATCGCGATCCCGCTCGCCGATCTGCTGCTGGCGATCGTCCGCCGGACCTGGAACGGGAAGTCGCCCTTCGCCGCCGACCGCGGGCATCTGCACCACCGGCTGCTGGAGATCGGGCACTCACACAGCCGTGCCGTGCTGATCATGTACTTCTGGTCGGCGCTGATCGCCTTCGGTGTCGTCGCCTATTCGGTGCACTCGGCGTCGACGTGGATCGTGCTCGGCATCGTGGGGCTGAGCGCGGTCGGTCTCGTGCTTCTGCTGCTGCCGCGCTTCACGCCGCGCGCCCCTCGGTGGGCGGAGGCGTTCGTACCGCCGCGCTACCGCCGCAGACGCCCGGAGCCGGCACTGTCCGCCGGGGTGTCCTCGCACGGCGGCGAGTGGTCCGGCGAAGCGCCTGAGGGGCCGTTCGGCACAGCACCGCCGTACGACGCGGACTCGGCCGGGACCGCGGCCTCCGCGCTCGACGGGACGGACACAGCGGACGGCGAGCGGGTCCCCGTTCCGGTCGGCATCAACGGAGCGACAGCCATCGGCGCCCGTTCACGCTTCACGGACCGGCGTAAGGCGGGAACGCCAAGTTGA
- the atpB gene encoding F0F1 ATP synthase subunit A, producing the protein MSADQTLAFDASCHIFSGCGFPAPGLHTFLYEPIFTVGGFEFSKPMLLALLSSIVVVGFFWAAFAKPKMVPGKLQMVGEAGYDFVRRGIVYEIIGKKDGEKYVPFMVSLFFFVWIMNLWSIIPLAQFPVTSLIAFPAILALIVYVMWVSLTFKKHGFVGGWKNILGYDATLPKGILPVIMGLEFLSNLIIRPFTHAVRLFANMFAGHLLIVMFTVATWYLMNGLGFVYATASFAMVLVMTAFELFIQAVQAYVFVLLASSYIQGALAEHH; encoded by the coding sequence GTGAGTGCTGACCAGACGCTTGCCTTCGACGCGAGCTGCCACATCTTCTCCGGGTGTGGATTCCCTGCTCCGGGCCTGCACACCTTCCTGTACGAGCCCATCTTCACCGTGGGTGGCTTCGAGTTCAGCAAGCCGATGCTTCTCGCGCTGCTGAGCTCGATCGTGGTCGTCGGCTTCTTCTGGGCCGCGTTCGCCAAGCCGAAGATGGTCCCGGGCAAGCTCCAGATGGTCGGTGAAGCCGGATACGACTTCGTCCGCCGGGGCATCGTCTACGAGATCATCGGCAAGAAGGACGGCGAGAAGTACGTGCCGTTCATGGTGTCGTTGTTCTTCTTCGTGTGGATCATGAACCTCTGGTCCATCATCCCGCTCGCCCAGTTCCCGGTCACCTCGCTGATCGCCTTCCCGGCGATCCTGGCGCTGATCGTGTATGTGATGTGGGTCAGCCTGACCTTCAAGAAGCACGGCTTCGTGGGCGGCTGGAAGAACATCCTCGGTTACGACGCGACGCTCCCCAAGGGCATCCTGCCGGTGATCATGGGCCTGGAGTTCCTCTCCAACCTGATCATCCGCCCCTTCACCCACGCGGTCCGACTGTTCGCGAACATGTTCGCCGGTCACCTGCTGATCGTGATGTTCACCGTGGCCACGTGGTACCTGATGAACGGCCTCGGCTTCGTCTACGCGACCGCCTCGTTCGCCATGGTCCTCGTGATGACCGCCTTCGAGCTCTTCATCCAGGCCGTCCAGGCGTACGTCTTCGTGCTCCTGGCCTCCAGCTACATCCAGGGCGCGCTCGCCGAGCACCACTGA
- the atpE gene encoding ATP synthase F0 subunit C, whose translation MSAALDMINLAAAEGSARTNVVGNVASIGYGLAAIGPGVGVGIIFGNGTQALARQPEAAGLIRTNQIMGFAFCEALALIGIVMGFVYQ comes from the coding sequence ATGTCCGCTGCTCTCGACATGATCAACCTCGCCGCCGCCGAAGGCTCCGCGAGGACAAACGTCGTCGGCAACGTCGCGTCGATCGGCTACGGCCTCGCTGCGATCGGCCCCGGCGTCGGCGTCGGCATCATCTTCGGTAACGGCACCCAGGCCCTCGCCCGTCAGCCTGAGGCGGCCGGCCTGATCCGCACCAACCAGATCATGGGTTTCGCCTTCTGTGAGGCGCTCGCCCTCATCGGCATCGTCATGGGCTTCGTCTACCAGTAA
- a CDS encoding F0F1 ATP synthase subunit B produces the protein MNALFLAAAEEPQNPLIPHLDELVIGLIAFVIVFGFLAKKLLPNINKVLEQRREAIEGGIEKAESAQVEAQSVLEQYKAQLAEARHEAARLRQEATEQGAAIIAEMRAEGQRQREEIVAAGHAQIEADRKSAATALRQDVGKLATDLAGKLVGESLDDHARQSRTIDRFLDELEEKAEAAR, from the coding sequence GTGAACGCTCTGTTCCTTGCGGCTGCGGAGGAGCCTCAGAATCCTCTGATCCCGCATCTCGACGAGCTCGTCATCGGCCTGATCGCCTTCGTCATCGTCTTCGGCTTCCTCGCCAAGAAGCTCCTCCCGAACATCAACAAGGTTCTGGAGCAGCGCCGCGAGGCCATCGAGGGCGGCATCGAGAAGGCCGAATCGGCCCAGGTCGAGGCCCAGAGTGTGCTTGAGCAGTACAAGGCACAGCTGGCCGAGGCCCGCCACGAGGCCGCGCGTCTGCGCCAGGAGGCAACGGAGCAGGGCGCCGCGATCATCGCCGAGATGAGGGCGGAAGGCCAGCGTCAGCGCGAGGAGATCGTCGCCGCCGGCCACGCCCAGATCGAGGCCGACCGCAAGTCCGCGGCGACCGCGCTGCGCCAGGACGTCGGCAAGCTCGCCACCGACCTGGCCGGCAAGCTGGTGGGTGAGTCCCTCGACGACCACGCCCGCCAGAGCCGCACGATCGACCGCTTCCTCGACGAGCTCGAGGAGAAGGCCGAGGCCGCCCGATGA
- a CDS encoding F0F1 ATP synthase subunit delta, translating to MNGASREALAAARERLDALTDNTSVDAAKLADELAAVTALLDREVSLRRVLTDPAQAGEAKAELAARLLGGQVGGETVDLVSGMVRSRWSQSRDLVDATEELANTADLVAAQRAGALDEVEDELFRFGRIVASSTELRAALADRSATASAKGGLLRGLLGGKTNPVTERLVVRLGIAPRGRSLEQGLDSLSKLAAARRDRVVAVVTSAVPLSDRQKQRLGTVLARMYGREMHLNLDVDPEVLGGISVRIGDEVIDGTIADRIAEAQRRIGG from the coding sequence ATGAACGGAGCGAGCCGCGAGGCACTGGCTGCCGCGCGTGAGCGTCTCGACGCGCTGACCGACAACACGTCGGTCGACGCTGCGAAGCTCGCCGACGAGCTGGCCGCCGTCACCGCGCTGCTCGACCGCGAGGTGTCGCTGCGTCGGGTCCTGACCGACCCGGCGCAGGCCGGCGAGGCCAAGGCCGAACTGGCCGCGCGACTGCTCGGCGGTCAGGTGGGCGGCGAGACCGTCGACCTGGTCTCCGGCATGGTCCGCTCCCGCTGGTCCCAGTCCCGGGACCTGGTGGACGCGACGGAGGAACTGGCGAACACCGCCGACCTCGTCGCGGCCCAGCGGGCCGGCGCGCTGGACGAGGTCGAGGACGAACTGTTCCGGTTCGGCCGGATCGTCGCCTCCAGCACCGAGCTGCGGGCCGCGCTGGCAGACCGCTCTGCCACGGCGTCCGCGAAGGGCGGCCTGCTGCGCGGGCTGCTCGGCGGCAAGACCAACCCGGTCACCGAGCGTCTGGTGGTCCGCCTGGGCATCGCGCCCCGGGGACGTAGCCTGGAACAGGGACTCGACTCCCTGTCCAAGCTGGCCGCGGCGCGCCGCGACCGCGTGGTCGCCGTCGTCACCTCCGCGGTGCCGCTGAGCGATCGGCAGAAGCAGCGCCTCGGAACCGTGCTGGCGCGGATGTACGGCCGCGAGATGCACCTGAACCTGGACGTGGACCCCGAGGTCCTCGGCGGGATCTCGGTGCGGATCGGCGACGAGGTCATCGACGGCACGATCGCCGACCGTATCGCCGAGGCGCAGCGCCGTATCGGCGGCTGA
- the atpA gene encoding F0F1 ATP synthase subunit alpha, producing the protein MAELTIRPEEIRDALENFVQSYKPDAASREEVGTVSLAGDGIAKVEGLPSTMANELLRFEDGTLGLALNLEEREIGAIVLGEFSGVEEGQPVQRTGEVLSVAVGEGYLGRVVDPLGNPIDGLGEIETSGRRALELQAPTVMQRKSVHEPMETGYKAVDAMTPVGRGQRQLIIGDRQTGKTALAIDTIINQRDNWRSGDVNKQVRCIYVAIGQKGSTIASVRGALEEAGALEYTTIVAAPASDPAGFKYLAPYTGSAIGQHWMYEGKHVLIIFDDLSKQADAYRAVSLLLRRPPGREAYPGDVFYLHSRLLERCAKLSDDMGAGSMTGLPIVETKANDVSAFIPTNVISITDGQCFLESDLFNAGQRPALNVGISVSRVGGSAQHKAMRQVSGRLRVDLAQYRELEAFAAFGSDLDAASKSALERGKRMVELLKQAQYAPYSTEDQVVSIWAGTTGKMDDVPVEDIRRFERELLDYLHREQGGLMTSIREGAKMSDDTLEKVAEQIAAFKKQFETSDGKLLGEDAPAAVNVSK; encoded by the coding sequence ATGGCGGAGCTCACGATCCGGCCGGAGGAGATCCGGGACGCGCTGGAGAACTTTGTCCAGTCGTACAAGCCGGACGCGGCCTCGCGCGAGGAGGTCGGCACGGTCAGCCTTGCCGGCGACGGCATCGCGAAGGTCGAGGGGCTGCCCTCGACCATGGCCAACGAACTGCTGCGGTTCGAGGACGGCACCCTCGGTCTCGCCCTCAACCTCGAGGAGCGCGAGATCGGTGCCATCGTTCTCGGCGAGTTCAGCGGTGTCGAGGAGGGCCAGCCGGTCCAGCGCACCGGCGAGGTGCTGTCCGTCGCCGTCGGCGAGGGCTACCTCGGCCGTGTGGTCGACCCGCTCGGCAACCCGATCGACGGCCTCGGCGAGATCGAGACCTCGGGCCGCCGCGCCCTCGAACTGCAGGCCCCCACGGTCATGCAGCGCAAGTCGGTGCACGAGCCCATGGAGACGGGCTACAAGGCCGTCGACGCGATGACCCCGGTCGGCCGTGGCCAGCGTCAGCTGATCATCGGCGACCGCCAGACCGGCAAGACCGCTCTCGCGATCGACACGATCATCAACCAGCGCGACAACTGGCGCTCGGGCGACGTGAACAAGCAGGTCCGCTGCATCTACGTCGCCATCGGCCAGAAGGGCTCCACCATCGCGTCCGTGCGCGGCGCGCTGGAGGAGGCCGGTGCTCTGGAGTACACGACCATCGTCGCCGCCCCGGCGTCCGACCCGGCCGGCTTCAAGTACCTGGCGCCGTACACCGGTTCGGCCATCGGCCAGCACTGGATGTACGAGGGCAAGCACGTCCTCATCATCTTCGACGACCTGTCGAAGCAGGCCGACGCCTACCGCGCCGTGTCGCTGCTGCTGCGCCGCCCGCCGGGTCGTGAGGCCTACCCGGGTGACGTCTTCTACCTGCACTCGCGTCTTCTGGAGCGCTGCGCCAAGCTCTCCGACGACATGGGCGCCGGCTCGATGACCGGTCTGCCGATCGTCGAGACCAAGGCCAACGACGTCTCGGCGTTCATCCCGACCAACGTCATCTCCATCACCGACGGCCAGTGCTTCCTGGAGTCCGACCTGTTCAACGCCGGCCAGCGCCCGGCCCTGAACGTCGGTATCTCGGTCTCCCGTGTCGGTGGCTCCGCCCAGCACAAGGCCATGAGGCAGGTCTCCGGACGTCTTCGTGTGGACCTCGCCCAGTACCGCGAGCTGGAGGCGTTCGCCGCCTTCGGTTCCGACCTGGACGCCGCGTCGAAGTCCGCCCTGGAGCGCGGTAAGCGCATGGTCGAGCTGCTGAAGCAGGCGCAGTACGCCCCGTACTCCACCGAGGACCAGGTCGTTTCCATCTGGGCCGGCACCACCGGCAAGATGGACGACGTCCCGGTCGAGGACATCCGCCGCTTCGAGCGCGAGCTGCTGGACTACCTGCACCGTGAGCAGGGCGGTCTGATGACCAGCATCCGCGAGGGCGCGAAGATGTCCGACGACACGCTGGAGAAGGTCGCCGAGCAGATCGCCGCCTTCAAGAAGCAGTTCGAGACCTCGGACGGCAAGCTGCTCGGTGAGGACGCCCCGGCCGCCGTCAACGTCTCGAAGTGA
- a CDS encoding F0F1 ATP synthase subunit gamma, translating to MGAQLRVYKRRIKSVTATKKITKAMEMISASRIVKAQRKVAASTPYATELTRAVTAVATGSNTKHPLTTEAESPVRSAVLLITSDRGLAGGYSSNAIKAAARLTERLRAEGKEVDTFIVGRKGVAYYGFRELKVADSWTGFTDNPSYANAKAIAAPLIEAIEKDTADGGVDELHIVFTEFVSMLTQTPVDNRLLPLSLAEKKGAEAAETTKSEILPLFDFEPSAEDVLDALLPRYVESRVYNALLQAAASEHASRRKAMKSATDNAGDLINTYTRLANAARQADITQEISEIVGGASALADATAGSDY from the coding sequence ATGGGAGCCCAGCTCCGGGTCTACAAGCGTCGCATCAAGTCGGTCACCGCGACGAAGAAGATCACCAAGGCAATGGAGATGATCTCCGCCTCGCGCATCGTCAAGGCGCAGCGCAAGGTGGCGGCCTCCACTCCGTACGCGACCGAGCTGACCCGCGCGGTCACGGCGGTGGCGACCGGGTCGAACACCAAGCACCCGCTCACCACGGAGGCCGAGTCCCCGGTCCGTTCCGCGGTCCTGCTCATCACGAGCGACCGCGGTCTGGCCGGCGGCTACTCGTCCAACGCGATCAAGGCGGCTGCCCGGCTCACCGAGCGGTTGCGCGCGGAGGGCAAGGAGGTCGACACGTTCATCGTCGGCCGCAAGGGCGTGGCCTACTACGGGTTCCGTGAGCTCAAGGTCGCGGACTCGTGGACCGGATTCACCGACAACCCCTCGTACGCGAACGCCAAGGCGATCGCGGCGCCCCTGATCGAGGCGATCGAGAAGGACACGGCCGACGGCGGTGTGGACGAACTCCACATCGTGTTCACCGAGTTCGTCTCGATGCTGACGCAGACTCCGGTGGACAACCGGCTGCTGCCGCTCAGCCTCGCCGAGAAGAAGGGCGCGGAAGCGGCGGAGACCACGAAGAGTGAGATCCTCCCGCTGTTCGACTTCGAGCCGTCGGCGGAGGACGTCCTCGACGCCCTTCTCCCGCGCTATGTCGAGAGCCGTGTCTACAACGCCCTGCTCCAGGCGGCCGCGTCCGAGCACGCGTCCCGGCGCAAGGCGATGAAGTCGGCCACCGACAACGCCGGTGATCTGATCAACACGTACACCCGACTTGCCAATGCGGCCCGCCAGGCCGACATCACCCAGGAAATCAGCGAGATCGTCGGTGGCGCGAGCGCCCTGGCCGACGCGACCGCGGGGAGTGACTACTAA